From Calothrix sp. PCC 6303, a single genomic window includes:
- a CDS encoding DUF1802 family protein, protein MNIHNGIQLAAFDVEMLALGKLILVPFHQTLKEGKAFWLYPSQQLTNNLSLEQYYKPEYLTSAKKTLVKYSKFPIQIQAWASCEKYWRINCEQKHLLPKIAQSTIWNLSALEHIFEQHQVLKILILRVFRLSNPCMVNLPVEVGHFYWSKSEDSITTASEKDTPVVSNANFKQRKNLLLNDKVYPYTNIESLQFQCEKSLEIHPNYQKLNHTIKLFLGWNSQPISKQSNPDLAWIGTIAKLGDRSIELDEKKSSYQAGTDFENIVRQSLEFLGFTIDYSHKGGAGGLDLFCSQPYPLVCECKAGKLIPSRTVEELIKLGGMHLGKDKFIDSAKLVIGPGNPSSDTLKSAQEWKVSIINAMTLQKLVELHAKYLGSINLFELEKYLEPGQIDVKLEEYIQKIEKEIELRSHIIQFVKEYSENTGTERTGVDSLHGFIAGKSFRTQPKELHEILIELSSPLTGYLGRIKGEDWKRDRFYFLRDLSIT, encoded by the coding sequence ATGAATATTCATAATGGTATTCAATTAGCCGCTTTTGATGTAGAAATGCTAGCTTTAGGAAAATTAATTTTAGTACCTTTTCATCAGACCCTCAAGGAAGGAAAAGCTTTCTGGCTATATCCAAGCCAACAACTAACTAATAACTTAAGTCTAGAGCAGTATTATAAGCCAGAGTATTTAACTAGTGCGAAAAAAACATTAGTTAAATATTCAAAGTTTCCCATTCAGATTCAAGCTTGGGCAAGTTGTGAAAAATATTGGCGTATAAATTGTGAACAAAAACATTTATTACCTAAGATTGCACAATCAACTATTTGGAATTTGAGTGCTTTAGAACATATCTTTGAACAGCATCAAGTTCTCAAAATTTTGATATTGCGAGTTTTTCGCTTATCTAATCCTTGTATGGTTAATTTACCAGTAGAGGTAGGTCATTTTTACTGGTCTAAATCTGAGGATTCGATAACTACAGCTAGTGAAAAAGATACTCCTGTTGTTTCTAATGCTAATTTTAAGCAACGTAAAAATTTATTACTCAATGATAAAGTTTATCCCTATACAAATATAGAATCTTTACAGTTTCAATGCGAAAAAAGTTTAGAAATTCATCCAAATTATCAGAAACTTAACCATACTATCAAACTATTTCTGGGCTGGAATAGTCAACCTATTTCCAAACAATCTAATCCCGATTTAGCCTGGATTGGGACGATCGCAAAGTTAGGCGATCGCAGTATTGAACTGGATGAGAAAAAAAGCAGTTACCAAGCTGGAACCGACTTTGAAAATATAGTTCGTCAAAGCCTAGAGTTTTTAGGATTTACTATTGATTATTCTCACAAAGGTGGTGCAGGTGGTTTAGATTTATTTTGTTCCCAACCATATCCATTAGTTTGTGAGTGCAAAGCAGGTAAACTTATTCCGAGTAGGACAGTTGAAGAATTGATTAAGCTGGGGGGAATGCATTTAGGAAAAGATAAATTTATTGATTCAGCAAAATTAGTAATTGGTCCCGGTAATCCCTCCTCAGATACTCTCAAATCTGCTCAAGAATGGAAAGTTAGTATTATTAATGCGATGACATTACAAAAATTAGTCGAATTACACGCAAAATATTTAGGTTCCATCAATTTATTTGAGTTAGAAAAATATTTAGAGCCAGGTCAAATTGATGTCAAACTTGAAGAATATATACAAAAAATAGAGAAAGAGATTGAGTTGCGATCGCACATTATCCAATTCGTCAAAGAATATTCAGAAAATACAGGTACTGAGCGTACAGGTGTCGATTCACTGCACGGATTTATTGCTGGAAAGTCTTTTAGAACTCAACCTAAAGAATTACATGAAATATTAATTGAATTATCATCCCCACTCACAGGTTACTTGGGACGAATTAAAGGAGAAGATTGGAAACGAGATAGATTTTACTTTTTACGTGACTTATCCATTACATAA